From the genome of Natrinema marinum:
GGTTTCTCGCGACGAACCCCGGCGATCCCGGCACCTATCCGAACGTCTCCGCGCTCGAGGACGACGCGGTCTCCCTCCTCGGCGAGATCGCCGGTATGGACGAGCCGGCGGGCTACATCACCAGCGGCGGGACGGAGGCCAATATTCAGGCCGTCCGAATCGCCCGCGAGCGGGCCGACACCCGATCGCCGAACGTCGTCATGCCCGAGTCGGGCCACTTCAGCTTCCAGAAGGCCGCCGACCTGCTCGGCATCGAACTGCGCATCGTGCCGACCGACGACCGTCATCGCGCGGATCTCGAGGCCGTCCGCGCCTCGGTCGACGAGGACACCGCCGCGGTGATCGGCGTCGCGGGAACCACCGAGTACGGCCGCGTCGACCCCATTCCGGACCTCGCCGAAATTGCGCGATCGGTCGACGCGATGTGCCACGTCGACGCCGCCTGGGGCGGCTTCGTGCTCCCGTTTACCGACTACGACTGGCACTTCGACCACGCCGCGATCGACACGATGGCCATCGATCCGCACAAGATGGGCCAAGCCGCGGTGCCCGCCGGCGGACTGCTCGTCCGCGATTCCACCCTGCTCGACGAACTCGCCGTCGACACGCCTTATCTCGAGTCGACCTCGCAGGCGACCCTGACCGGGACCCGCTCGGGTGCGGGTGTCGCCAGCGCCGTCGCCGCGATGGAGGAACTGTGGCCCGAGGGCTACCGCCGCCAGTACGTCCGCTCGCAGAACAACGCCGAGTGGCTCGCCGACGCCTTGGAGAAGCGCGGCTACCGGGTCGCCGACCCGACCCTGCCGCTGGTCGCGGCCGACGTGCCCCGATCGACGTTCGACGCGTTGCGCGCCAAGGGCTGGCGCATCTCGAGAACCGCGACCGGCGAGCTTCGGGTGGTCTGCATGCCCCACGTCACCCGCGAGATGCTGGCCTCCTTCATCGGGGATTTGGATCGGCTCGAGGTGCGTGCGAGCGTGCCCGTCGTGAGCGACGATTAGAGGCTATCGGGGCCTCGCTGCTCGGCACTTTTGACATCCCCGACGTGATCGGTACGGCTGTACCCTACCAATGGTGCGGCCACTGCCGGCATCGTGTTTAATAGCAACTCAAACAATATAGTGGTATGACAACTTCGGGTGGCGATCCGCCGAGACCGCGGTTCTACGTCTCGAATCCCGACACCGAGGAATACGTCTCTGTCGTCGAGTCGACCCCATCGCCGTGGCAACACGCGGTGCGGCGACTCGTAGCCGTCTTCCGTCGCCTTCTCGAACCGGTCCGAGCGTTCTGGTCGCCGGACTGATCGAGCTCGAGCTTGCGGCGGTCTATCACCGTACCCTCGGACGAACGGCGACGAGACCGCTGCTGGATGGTCACACAGAACCGGGACGCGTGAACGTCTTTCGGGCCGTTCGCGAAGACCTCGCGCGATGTCGAGGTTCGTTCGCTCGTCGCTCACTGCCTTCTGCGCACGCCACCGCGCGTGAGCGTCCTCCGAGTCGATACCGATCGCCGCCGGGCGATCGAAACCGGCGGGTTTTACGCTCGCGAGCGCAACGTGACGACCATGAGCCACGACGAGTTTCCGACGGAGCACCCCGCCGTCGTGACCTGCGGGTTGCCCTACGCCAACGGCGACCTGCACATCGGTCACCTGCGGGGGTACATCGGTGCAGACGCCTTCAGCCGCGCGCTCGAGACGCTGGGCCAGGAGACGGCCTACGTCTGCGGCTCGGACATGCACGGCACGCCGGTCGCCGTCAACGCCGAGCAGGAGGGCGTCGACCCCGAGGACTTCGCGCTGGAGTGGCACGAACAGTACGAGGAGACGTTCCCGCAGTTCAACGTCGAGTTCGACAACTACGGCCACACCCACGACGCGACCAACACCGAACTGACGCAGGAGATCGTCCGCACGTTAGACGAAGAGGGCTACATCTACGAGAAGGAGATCCAGGTGGCCTACGACCCCGAGGCCGACCAGTACCTCCCCGACCGCTACGTCGAGGGGACCTGTCCCTACTGCGGCGCGAAGGCCCGCGGCGACGAGTGCGACGAGGGCTGCCAGCGCCACTTGGAGCCCGGCGAGGTCGAGGACCCGACGAGCACGATTACGGGCAACCCCGCGGAGTACCGCGAGCGGACCCACAAGTTCTTCGAGGTCTCGGAGTTCGCGGAGTTCCTCACCGACTTTCTGGACGGCCTCGAGGGGACTTCGAACGCCCGCAACCAGCCCCGGCAGTGGATCGAAGACGGCCTGCAGGACTGGTGTATCACCCGTGACATGGACTGGGGGATCGATTACCCTACCGCCGACGGGGAGGACAGCGTTGCTCCGGAGGAGCAACGAGAGGGAGGCGGCGAAGCCGCCGACGAAAGCGATCTCGTCCTCTACGTCTGGGTCGACGCGCCGATCGAGTACATCTCGAGTTCGAAGCAGTACACGGAGCGCGTCGGCGCGGACGAGTACGACTGGGAGCAGGTCTGGAAGGGCGACGGCGAGATCGTCCACGTCATCGGTCGAGACATCATCCAGCACCACACGATCTTCTGGCCGGCGATGCTCGAGGGTGCGGGCTACAACAAACCGCGCGGGATCGCCGCGACCGGCTTCATCACGATCAACGGGAAGGGGCTCTCGACCAGCCGGAATCGGGCGATATGGGCGAAAGAGTACCTCGAAGAAGGCTTCCACCCCGACCTGCTGCGGTACTACCTGACGACGACCGGCGGCCTCCAGCAGGACGTCGACTTCTCGTGGGAGGCGTTCCAGGAGAAGGTCAACGGCGAACTCGTCGGCACCGTCGGCAACTTCTGGTATCGCTCGTTGCTCTTTGCCTACCGCAACTACGAGGGGACGCCGGATGCGGACGTCTCTG
Proteins encoded in this window:
- the mfnA gene encoding tyrosine decarboxylase MfnA produces the protein MRRRCAAADLKARFRRSAIDPVRPAGHDRGRAGKPRSRETSLNATNKPTTKYIRDMQIEPQAFDRVLSSMCTEPHPAARDAAERFLATNPGDPGTYPNVSALEDDAVSLLGEIAGMDEPAGYITSGGTEANIQAVRIARERADTRSPNVVMPESGHFSFQKAADLLGIELRIVPTDDRHRADLEAVRASVDEDTAAVIGVAGTTEYGRVDPIPDLAEIARSVDAMCHVDAAWGGFVLPFTDYDWHFDHAAIDTMAIDPHKMGQAAVPAGGLLVRDSTLLDELAVDTPYLESTSQATLTGTRSGAGVASAVAAMEELWPEGYRRQYVRSQNNAEWLADALEKRGYRVADPTLPLVAADVPRSTFDALRAKGWRISRTATGELRVVCMPHVTREMLASFIGDLDRLEVRASVPVVSDD
- the metG gene encoding methionine--tRNA ligase — its product is MSHDEFPTEHPAVVTCGLPYANGDLHIGHLRGYIGADAFSRALETLGQETAYVCGSDMHGTPVAVNAEQEGVDPEDFALEWHEQYEETFPQFNVEFDNYGHTHDATNTELTQEIVRTLDEEGYIYEKEIQVAYDPEADQYLPDRYVEGTCPYCGAKARGDECDEGCQRHLEPGEVEDPTSTITGNPAEYRERTHKFFEVSEFAEFLTDFLDGLEGTSNARNQPRQWIEDGLQDWCITRDMDWGIDYPTADGEDSVAPEEQREGGGEAADESDLVLYVWVDAPIEYISSSKQYTERVGADEYDWEQVWKGDGEIVHVIGRDIIQHHTIFWPAMLEGAGYNKPRGIAATGFITINGKGLSTSRNRAIWAKEYLEEGFHPDLLRYYLTTTGGLQQDVDFSWEAFQEKVNGELVGTVGNFWYRSLLFAYRNYEGTPDADVSAEVRERIEGAIGDARESVNDYDLRGIGRAATRLAQFGNEYIQRNEPWKLTDDEPEKAAQVIRDCVQIAKAIGVLLEPITPDKAQRLWEQLGENGAVADAHLEDALEAPPRRFEEPGELFGKIEDDRVAALTEKLEERVEAAAGDDESDDAETESDDTAADEAEGMTDTDDLEALADERIGFDDFQELDIRVGRIESAEGIEGADDLARLEVDIGFETRQVVAGIKQLHDLDELPGEKCILLTNMEKAELFGVESNGMILAAGEEADLLTTHGDAAVGEKVR